The Sylvia atricapilla isolate bSylAtr1 chromosome 9, bSylAtr1.pri, whole genome shotgun sequence genomic sequence GGAGTACCTCAGTGGGAAGTACCTCAACAGGAACTGGAAGTATTCTAGAGCCATGTGAAGAAACTGAGCCAAAAGTAACTGAAGCTGATACTGATACATCTACTGAAGATGCACCACCGGAAAAACAATGCAGGTACACTTAATCTGAAAGCCTCATCTAGCACAAGTAGATTACTTCATCATGTCTAGACCtctaatatatttatttttgcagacatCCTGTAAAGCAAGACTCTGTGGAGTCACAGCTGAAGCGGGTTGATGCTACCAGAGTTGATGCTGATGATATAGTTGAAAAAATACTCCAGAGTCAAGACTTCAGTTTAGACTCAAGTGCAGAAGGTATGGAGATAAATAAGGAAGCTTAGGGGAAATTGGTGTACATTACACGTCTTAGGAAAACCCACTCTCTTCACAGTTCCTGTTGTTTGTATTCATAAGGACTGTGCTACATTTTCTACTTCATCTTACCTACCAGAAATTGAAAATGGCCTTCCATGATTCAGAGAGCTTTCCCAGATAGGTACTTCAAGCCTAAAAGAGCACGTGCAAATCTGTGACAAAGATACTTCCTCCAACCTACACCATGGTAGTTCTTCATTACCTAAAGTATTTGCATCTGAAAGTATCAGCTACAAAACTGGTAGATTTAAAATTACTGAGATTTAGCTATGGCAGCATTAAAGAAAGctaacatatttttatttgtttgtcttttaGAAGAAGGTTTAAGATTATTTGTGGGCCCTGGTGGAAGCACTTCTTTTGGAAGCCATCATCTACCTAACAGGTATGTAGCCTGAACAACTAATCCATAGGCAAtactaaataaaaatgcatctcATACAGCAGTTATTCTGTATCTATGTTCTTGACCTTTGTACCTTTCTATTCTGTGTAATTTAAAAGCACCAAGAGAGCTAGAttatcagtttttaaaataggaCAGAACTGATGTGTCAGCTCTAAGAATTGTAACTCCTGGAGTTTCTGAAAAGTCTCGAGGTTTTCAGATATGAGCAAATTTTCAGTAGAGACACAAGAGACAGACACCAGGTTCAAAGGGAGCTCTACAGCCTTGTTACGTTACTCTGGAGtgggaagaaaattttaagtgttttataCATCTGACTTTACAGTATCAAACTGTTACATCTTCCTGATAACATGcctcattttcttcagtttagTTTTTCTCACAAATCCTATTTCCATTTGttacattatttatttcaatgatTTGTTCATCTTTCAACTGTTTGCAGCCCTAAACTCTTTTGATAATCTGCTTCATATTATCTTATTTAGAACCAGagatcttatttttcttctctaaaccTTCTTCAAATACTCTGATATATGACTTGACTTGAATGTGTTAATCTTCAGATGAAAAAGCATGAGAACCAGGCAAGAATATGCTCTAATGCTGGCTTTCTGCAGTTGAATGTAATTCAACATTTTTAGCTGAAGAAATCAGAATAGCCTCAGTATTTCAGCAATTACTATGAACTTAGTTATAAAGGCAGTTAATAATATATTGAAAGtcataaaataattacattttatacATGCACATAATACTAATGGTTACAAGATGATTCCTTGGTTCAGCTGCAAACTGGGCACACCAGTATCTGTCCAGGATCACATGAATGGTACAGAACACACTCCTGGAGCACACAAAATCTGTCCTAACGTAGTTACCAGAACAATCCAGGCACAACAGTGTACTAAGGCAGAGCTTGCcctattaattttttacataGTAATGCAATTTGCTGTGGAAAACCACCCAGTGTGGGCTGTCATGTGGGAGGTGAGAAAGTTTTGTTTACAATTCAGAGTGAACAAAAGACTaaagatgtttttcttgtaTCAGAATCTGACAATCAATTTCTGGCTATTTTAGACACGTTGATCTGTTTatgtataaatgtatataaaGAGTATTGGCTGCATATGGTGTAGCTGTGGGGACAGGTACCCTAAACATGTTTAGGAAAGTCCAATAGTAACTTCTTGTTCAGTAACATtactttttgttcattttgacTGTAGTACAACAAAATCTCTTCAGTGCATTAAAGTGTAGGTGACTCCATAGCATGGTAATAATAACAAATGTTTTCTACCCTTCACAGTTAACTGGTCTGGTATTTGCTGTTTGGTTGGAgaggttttgttggggtttttttgggagggcTGTTGGTTGGGTTGTTTAAACAATACGCTTGCTGATATGTGATACTTGCTATTTAGCTTCCATTTAAATTGACATTAAAGTAACtcttttcaaattttcagaATAGGATCTGGAGCATATGAGCAGGTGGTGATTAAACGCTAAACTGGAATGTCAAACGGGGAAAACTTGGAGCTCTGGTGTTGATACTTCTGGTATTGTTTGCTCTGTTGCAAGAGCTGAGAAAATGAACTCGATGTaatctttttctgaaaagcagtggAATGCCTCTTGCTCATAGAGCAGCATCTTCTGTGGTATGAAGGCAATGTTTAGCTACGTGTACCTTGTGAGAGCACTtggactgtttttgtaaggTCTGTCTGATGTTAGTGGAATtacttaatttctttgaaacatCTGTGGAAGCGTGTCCCCTTTCACTATTTTATGTAAGAGATTACTTGAGGTGATGGACTTTTTTCATAATGTTGTTTCTGAAGAAACTTCTGAAATTTGGTCTTAAAGGAACCTGAAAGAATAATTACTGAATTTGATCCTATATGCCATTTTAGTTTTAAAGAAGCTAATTACTCCTGTCAAGTCAGTTTTTATCAGGTCAAAGTTCTGGCCTCCAAAAAACAAGCCAGCCATATTTTAACATAACCAAAACCTTCTTTTAAGAGTACTGAGCACAACTTCCTTGTAAGGTTCGACAGAAGAGGTGATCATCacatacatttaaaacaaacccccaaaatagATCTAAACCAGCCACTAATCAGTTGTGTTCACTGTAAATTAAGGCTACAGGTTTAAATGCAtcaaatgtgactttttttgttCAAGTGATGAAAAAAGTGGGATTCCACACCAAAACACTAAGGCACAGTAGCATTTTATCAAGAAAGCTGCCCTGATTGTTAAATCTGGagttcagcagctgctcccacagaaaCTCACTTTCATAATGCATGAACATCGAGGTTCGATGGGATGATACTGTTTACAAACCTAGTCAGTAGTTTACCaccacttaatttttttaattgtagttTAATTCTTCACAGTCAGTGCTTTGCTTATGTTTTGAATGTGCCTTGTGGAATTGGGGGTGTCCAGGGAGATTAAACCATTTACTAAGGAATTTAAGCTTTAAAACTAGGTAGACATCTATACTATTATTAATATAACTTGTTAAGAGAAGCACTTTATTGTAGACATACTCTGCACATTGAGTAAGTCTTGGTGTGCAAGAGCAAAACTGGTTTTTTGCTATCTGTCCACTGTTACATTAGCTCAATGTACTGTATTTAAATTTGCACAAGCAGTGATTTGCCTGACAGGCAAGAAAGAGCTCTTtaaattttcattgaaaatatgaaagaatCCATTTTTAAAGGGATGTGTTGGGTAACAAATAGGTGTAATTAATTGTAAACTGCAacttacttaatttttttttacatttagtGGTACTGTTTATCAGTTAAGGCCTGGAATAAGTAAAACTAGCGGGGCCACTTTTGAAAGCTCAGAATGCTTCAAATTTTGCTCACAGTGATGCTTGACACCTTTTCACTGACATAAAAGTAGGCCATATTTAATAGGTTAAGTTAGGAAAAGCAgactttgttttccagaaatcCATAGTagaattattaaattttaatttgtatttttaaggaaatctCAACTTTCAAAGCTAGAATGCAGTTATCGAATACGATGAATATGAGCTGTTTCTCAGTTTTGGTACTTGCATACTTTTATTTCTACTGTTAATTATAATCTCTTTAGAGTGTCTAATTAGGTAAAAGAATTAATACAAAGATTCTATTTTAGCTGCTCTTAATAGAGGTGTGGTGTTACCAGTTTCTGTTCTCCACagaaattttaaacagaaactaCCCAACTGCTGGTATACAACTCTCTCTCAGAACATTATAGTCTCCTTTCCTGTTATGTAACTAATTCAcaccaaaaaatcccattgCAAGCAAAAGATGGCAGAAATTTGAATACATTCTTTGCTTTCAGTACTCTTTGACACTGCTATACTTGTTGGCAAATCTATTAAAACTAGTAGTAGTTAAATGGTAGTTTACTTACATTTACTAGGAAAACTACATGTAGTTTGAGGAAAACAGACTTTAACAAAACATTGTACAGCTACTTATGTACTTCTCAAGGGAATTTCCATAGCCCATTGCATTTTATGTTAAACAACAGAGCTAATGGTCATAGATTAGATAATTTGTTTACTAGAAACAGTATTTACTTGCCCGAGCAGATCTTTTAACTAATAAGGAAGTTGACACAGAAATCCAGCTTTTCATAAAACTGTATCTTAGTAATTTATTCTTCTGACTTGACTTACAACTTTTCATGAAGTGATAATTTAATTGTGCTTCATGTAATTGGAACATAACCTTCATATTTAGgtgctgtatttttgtttttgtaaactcTGTTATATGAAAACTGGAGACTTCTATGTTGTAAACTGTTTGGGATGTACTGGTGGATTATGTGGGGTTTTAGCCGTATTTAAATACAAATCTCTCAGACATTCAATAAACTCTTGTCTTCAGCTTGGAAGCCACTCCTAAACaattgtcttctttttttactgcaaaaaattacaaacttaACTGGAAGTTTGGGTccatttcagtttctcttccaGTTaagaacttatttttaaaatattttgctttcttctgcttctgtgttATCACAAAGTGACATCTATATTATCAGGAAAATGTGTTATTTAGGTCTCATTCTTTTTCTAATCtagaaggaaaattttaattcagaacACTGATCAAAAGTGTTCTCTTCAACTATTCTGACCATAACCAAACAATAGATAATCACATTATTTCCCTTATATTCAGGATAGTGCACTCTTTTCTTGatgttggtggggttttttttattgtgttgtggggttttgttcttGTTACATTTTATCCATCTATTCTATTTGCATTTTACAGTTTTGAGCAACAGCTGCacatgaaaacacagaacatttttcaGGTAAAGCAGAGCCAGGTTGGCATTCACAATTACTGcaattctttaaattttttaaattttttttttttgaaagcagaacaaagatGCCAGTTTCATATTTAAATTCAGCTGGAGCATTTGGTTTTCCTCAAGGCTGAGTATATATTAATCTTGAAAAAGCCATCTATAAATTTTAtagaaactaagaaaaaaaaattgcactaaACTTAATGTCTGACCCACGTTATTCAGCACAACACAGTAGATGGTAAAACAAACTATCCTTGAACCTAACAAGAGACTACCAGAAATAATCCAGTAAAGATAGCTATAATAAAGCAatagaaagcaaacagaaatacttaattttcttcttgggAACTAATGATTTCCTTTTAGCCCCTGATACTCTACTTGAAACCCCAATGAGCTTCTGTTACCTTTACCAGAAGCACTCACCTTCACTCAATGAGAGGTGCAGACAGATAAATACCACTGAAGGAAGGTTAGGAAGGATTTTGTGGTCTAGTCAGCATACAGAGCATACCCTTTGACAGCTTCTAAAAACCCCACTTTCGTTACTTCAACTGAACTTTGTGTGAGAAATCTGTGATCTaattctcttcattttcatgttCAATATTGAGCATCACAGCAGAACCATCACTGCTCAATGCCACCTTGCCAGCAATAAGCTTGCATAACTTCTCAAAGGTACCACAAAGTCGATTCactttgggaaaagaaaagattgcTGTGAGAGGTATGTAAACCTCATTTCCACTGACAAATGGttccatgtttttttccacaagcaGTTTTCCAAGATGGTCTGGAAAATAGTCCATTGAAGGCTGGAATTTGGGTTTTCTCTCAGGATCGTCACCATACTCCTTACGTTTTGACATTAAACGGTGCTTAATGATTTGGGCTGTGAAAACAACTTCACTGATGACTGCATTCTGCAAGTACTTCTCATCTTTAAGACTTGGGTACACTGCTTTGAAGACCTTTACAATATACAAGAATACATAAAACGTTTATCACTAACACACTCAGATTTTAACGTTTGCTGTCCAAAAAAGCTTCTAAAATGTGAATATCGGTTTTTATTCAATCCcattttgcttatttaaaagTTTCAGGTAACAAAAACAAGGCAGTATGAGCTTGTTTTCTGTATTGCAACCACATTGGCAGTTAACTGAATTTAACAAACACCTGAAAAACCCAACAGGCTACACCTGCCAGCTACACTTGTACATCAGGCAAGGTAAGGCCCTTTACCTATTTTCAATAATTCTGTTACTTCTCCCATTATGGGGTTCATTATGGGAGCAGTTCCACAGTGATAGAAATAATACTACTTCTGAAACTGTCATCTGGAAGCCAAGACTACAGCACGTCATTTATTGTTTTCAGAGTAAAACATTAAATATGCTCTCACAGCTGCAGGGAATGCTCAAAATAAACTGTGACATCAAGGTCTGTGAACTTGTAGTGTGTTCAACACTGAGCTATACTCCAAAGCAATTAAGGAAACTAAGTCGGCAATCTCATTCCCACCAGGTTTCTAGGAAGTGCTTTATATCAACACACTACCAGTGAAGTTCCACTGTCTGCAATTATTTCTTACTTTCCAATTGCATCCTAAAATGTTGAATTATTCCCATAAATTAGTTAcctaagaaaaaataaatttgataaGAAACACACATCATTAACACTTGTTTAATCTCAAAGGATACCCATGTCAAAACTCTCTCCAAAATGACCCTGTAACAGGGGCTAATGGAAGCAATTTCTAGTACATGTCCATCACTTAGATGTATTTCCAGGTTTGGTGAGCATTACAGAGCACTTCATGATTCTGTTACTAGCAGTAGATGACAAGTGACATTTCACATGCATAGaaatttcaaatacagaaattacAATGTTTTTATAGcttggaaagaataaaagataaaGCCATAACACCACTTTATGTTTCAGTTCAGGTCACAAGTCATTTGAagatatttgtatatttttacatGAAGAACTGAAACATTAGAGTATGTTcactgaaacaaataatttacaGCCTTATAAAATTGAATAAAACCCCAacagtgtatttatttttgcattgttACTTCATTTCaactctgaaaaaaagtttgatttaTACCATATGGCATTTAGTAAGACAtgattctttaaatttttttatgtatCTGAAAAATCTGTGTCATTGCCAACAGctacataataaataaaattaaggaCTAGAGGAAAAATAgctggcagaaaggaaaaatttcatTCCAAGGATGGGAGTAtcttaagaaaataatgatAACCCATATCATTATTTAGCAAATACCCTGAAAGTTCAAGGCCTTTGTGCAACTGGAAACACAAAGGATGAGACAGTCTTGTCCTGATGACACTCAGAGCAAAGACAGGACAGTAGCAGCATTTAATGGTAACAACCTCACAGGCAGTCATAGACAACTTTACCCTTTAGTCATATatctaaaggaagaaaataatacttACTGTTTTGTAAACTGCTTCAGTGGGTTTCTCAGACTGAACAGATTCACCAGTTTGAGGACATTTTCTCACAAACACACCTATTTGGGTACAAAACCCAACCTTCTCCATTCCTGTTGGTGGGTGCCCAACACCAGTAAATTCCACTGAGTAATTATAGCATCTAGCAGTCTCTAGAGCCCTAAGAAAGACAAATTATTCCAATTATATGAAACATTCATCTTTCCGTGTGATAAAGACCCATACTTAAGGAGGATCAAGACTTTAAGGCTGTGAAGACTTGAACATAATTTCTCTAATGATACTCCCATGCCTGAAGGTAAGCACTGTCACCTCTTCTTGCACCAGAGCTGTAGGATGCCTACCATAGTCTCAACCATCTAGTATCAGTAATTTAGCCATCCAAACATCACtgtttcttctaaaatataTGCATAGAATGTTAATGCTCACAGTTGCTTAGTCACCATCCTGGAAGTCAGctaaaaatcaattttcaagaacaaaattatttcagaagaacCCACAAAAAACATGCACACCTCTAAACCACAAGAGACCAGTTAATAGAGAAAGAGTGGTTTGCTGTAAATATAGAAATACTAAAATCTAC encodes the following:
- the HENMT1 gene encoding small RNA 2'-O-methyltransferase isoform X2, with translation MLKFCSCIEVLAGLDICANVMKEKMHTLSPLPVDYLQPSERSLTVTLHHGSVAHKDPCMLGFDLVTCIELIEHLEESELKKFPEVVFGFMAPSIVVISTPNSEFNPLLPRVMLYRHPDHKFEWSQAQFQSWALETARCYNYSVEFTGVGHPPTGMEKVGFCTQIGVFVRKCPQTGESVQSEKPTEAVYKTVFKAVYPSLKDEKYLQNAVISEVVFTAQIIKHRLMSKRKEYGDDPERKPKFQPSMDYFPDHLGKLLVEKNMEPFVSGNEVYIPLTAIFSFPKVNRLCGTFEKLCKLIAGKVALSSDGSAVMLNIEHENEEN
- the HENMT1 gene encoding small RNA 2'-O-methyltransferase isoform X1, with amino-acid sequence MDKNFQEEFTQIIKFQPPLYKQRYQFVKDLVEKYKPKKVADLGCADCSLLWMLKFCSCIEVLAGLDICANVMKEKMHTLSPLPVDYLQPSERSLTVTLHHGSVAHKDPCMLGFDLVTCIELIEHLEESELKKFPEVVFGFMAPSIVVISTPNSEFNPLLPRVMLYRHPDHKFEWSQAQFQSWALETARCYNYSVEFTGVGHPPTGMEKVGFCTQIGVFVRKCPQTGESVQSEKPTEAVYKTVFKAVYPSLKDEKYLQNAVISEVVFTAQIIKHRLMSKRKEYGDDPERKPKFQPSMDYFPDHLGKLLVEKNMEPFVSGNEVYIPLTAIFSFPKVNRLCGTFEKLCKLIAGKVALSSDGSAVMLNIEHENEEN